In the Actinomycetota bacterium genome, TCTCCGACCTGATCCGGCGCGCCCCCAAGACCAGCAAGTGGGACGAGCTGGACTTCGTGCGCAAGGAGTTCCTCGCGACCGTCGTGGCGGAGGGACAGGGCATGCCGGTCGCGATCCAGCCCGAGAAGGTCCAGGACATGCTCGCGGGCAGCAAGCGCGGCACCCCCTACGAGATCGTCGCCGGCCAGGCGATGCTCGCCCGCTGGCTCGGCATCCCGGCTCGCATCGGGTACGGGTACGACGGCGGCGAGGAGGTCGGCAACGTCCGGGAGGTCCGGCCCCGGCACGGAGCGTCGTTCCTCGAGGTCTACTTCCCGACCTACAAGTGGCTCCCGATCATCGGCAACCCGCAGCAGGCCACCTCGTCGCAGGCGCAGCAGACCCAGGACCAGCGCAACGTCCTCGCCTCCGACGACATCGCGGTCCAGCTCTTCGTCCCGTTCGAGACCGACCCGCGCAGCTTCCTGTTCCAGCAGATCCGGGAGGCCGTCCTGATCGTGCTCCCGTTCTTCATCCTCGGGGCGCTGCTGTACTTCACCTGGCCGATCCTGCGGAAGGCGCTGTTGAGGTCGCGGCGTCGCACGTGGGCGCAGGGCCAGGGACCGGCGGCCCGGATCGCCCTGGCCTACGCGGAGTGGCGTGACCTGTGCACCGACTTCGGGTACCGCCACGACGCGGACACCCCGCTCATGTTCCTCGACCGCGTCATCGAGGACGACGAGCACACCGAGTTCGCGTGGCTCGTGACGCGCACCCTGTGGGGCGACCTGCAAGGTGAGATAAGCCCGGACGACGCGCTGGCCGCCGAGGAGCTGTCCCGCTCCCTGCGCAAGCGGATGAGTCAGGCGCACACGTTCACGCTGCGCTCGGTGGCCGCTATGTCCAGGCTCTCGTTGAAGTATCCGTACGCCCCGTCTCTCGGCGTCCTCGCTCGGAAGGAGCGTTCCCGTGTGGCAAGGAAGAAGAAGGCTGCGTAGCAGGCGCCTGGGGCTGGTCGCCGTCGCGGTCGCCCTGGTCCTGCCCGGTTGTGCTCGCGCCCCCCAGCAGGGCGTGAACGTGAAGCCGTTGACGACCGAGCTCGTCTTCGGCGTGCCCGAGGTGGACGAGACGGCGGCGCCTCCGAACTTCACGCCCCCGGACGACCCCTTCCCCGTCTTCGAGGTTCCCCGCAGGCCGACGACGCGTCCGGTGCCGAGGGTCGAAGACCCGCCTCCGCCCTCGACCGCGTGTCCGGAGGCAGAGCCGACCGCGTTCCCGAAGAGGGTCGAGGGGACCGTCGTCCCGAACCGACCGACGGAGGGCGTCCACACCTGGCGCGTCCAGGGCACTCAGCGCATCGCGTCCGGCGTGGTGTCCCTGCTCGGCGTCGTCACGAGGACCGTCAAGAACGTCCGGCAGGTCAGTCAGGGCCTGTTCCGCTTCGACGTGGAGGAGCAGGAGATCGTCTTCGCCTCCAAGAAGCTCGTCACCCAGACCTTCGAGGTGAGGCAGTCGAACGACGGCGTGAACCCCGACGGCATCTTCCTGCGGAGCATCCGCGTGACGGCCGAGGGGTCGACCAGCAACTTCAACCCCGACCCGCCGATCATGCTGCTGCCCATCCCGGTCCGGATCGGCGCGAACCCGGTCGGGGTCGTGGGCGCCAACGCCCAGGAGCAGATGGACACCACCGGCGTAGACCCGACGTCCCAGGCCGCCCTGCGCCACAAGGGCACCGTGCTCAACAGGTTCACGGTGGACGCCTGCGGCGAGGTCGTCCAAGGCTGGTTCGTCAACGCCGACCAGCGGTTCGTCAACCCCCGCGGCGAGACCTTCAACCGCAATTACAACTACATGATCGCAACCCAGTACGGTGGGATCATCATCTGGGAGCATGTCGAGCGTCCCTGCGAGGCTCAGGTGGCCACGAGCGAGGAGGATCGGAAGGCGGATCCGAAGAACCAGGAGAGGTGCCAGCCCGCTGGCGACCTGGTCTTCTACGCCCGTATCGGGCAGATCACGCCCTCTGCCTGACGCACGCCCGATGGAGACCTCGACATGAGTGACACGCGCGTCCGTTCTGCCGTCATCGCCGCGGGCGCGGTAGCCCTCACCTTCCTGATCACGCACGTGGTGCTGTCAGGCATCCCCACGGCGATCGTGTTCTCGGGCGCGATCCTGGGGCTGATCAACGGGCTGCTCGCGGTCGGGATCGTCCTGATCTATCGGAGCCACCGGATCATCAACTTCGCGCAGGCGGCGATGGGCGCGGCGGGCGCCATATTCGCCTACAACCTCGTGGTCTTCCTCGAATGGCCTTACATGCTCGCCTTCGTGGCGTCGGTGATCGTGTCGGTCATCGTGGCCATCGCGATCGAGCTGGGCTTCGTCAGGCGGTTCTTCGACGCCCCGCGCCTGGTCTTGACGGTGATCACGATCGCCGTGATCCCCGGCATCGGCTTCCTCACCGGGCAGCTGGACCAGCTCCCGCTCTTCGGGAGCAGCGAGGATCGCACGGTCGAGGAGCTCGCCGGACGCGAGATCGTCACGCCGTTCGCCGACTGGACCTTCCGGGTCGGCGCTTTCCCTCTCGACTTCCGTTTCGGACACCTCTTCGCGATCGTCGTCGGCATCGCCGCCCTCCTGGGGCTCGCCGCCTTCTTCCGCTTCTCGCGTACGGGTATCGCCCTCCGGGCGGCGGCCGAGAACGCCGAGCGGGCCCGTCTGCTCGGCATCAGCGTCGGCAACCTGTCGCTCGTCTCGTGGGCCATCGCAGGCGTCCTGGGCGGGCTCGCGGTGACCTTGTTCGCGACGGTCCAGGAGCAGTTCGGCACCCAGCCGGCGCCGCCGGAGCTCCTGCTCGTCGCCCTGGCCGCGGCCACATTCGCCAGGATGCGGAGCATGCCCGCGGCAGCCGGCTCGGCCGTGCTGATAACGATCGTGAGGCAGGCCGTCGAGTTCAAGTACGAGGAGCAGGCGGGTCTCGTCTTCATCGGCCTGTTCTTCCTCCTGGTCGTCTCCCTCATCGTCGCTGGGGCCGGATCGAAGAGGCGGGGGCGCCGCAGCGAGGAGTCGGAGGCCTCGAGCTGGCGCGCCACCGAGGAGGCGCGCTCGACCCCCCAAGAGATGCTCCAGATCGCCGGCATCAGGCTCGCCCGCCGCCTGCTCGTGGTGCTCGGCGTGGCGGCCGTTCTGATCTTCCCGTGGGTCGTGTCCAGCGGCCAGGCGAACCTCGCCGGTT is a window encoding:
- a CDS encoding transglutaminase-like domain-containing protein, translating into SDLIRRAPKTSKWDELDFVRKEFLATVVAEGQGMPVAIQPEKVQDMLAGSKRGTPYEIVAGQAMLARWLGIPARIGYGYDGGEEVGNVREVRPRHGASFLEVYFPTYKWLPIIGNPQQATSSQAQQTQDQRNVLASDDIAVQLFVPFETDPRSFLFQQIREAVLIVLPFFILGALLYFTWPILRKALLRSRRRTWAQGQGPAARIALAYAEWRDLCTDFGYRHDADTPLMFLDRVIEDDEHTEFAWLVTRTLWGDLQGEISPDDALAAEELSRSLRKRMSQAHTFTLRSVAAMSRLSLKYPYAPSLGVLARKERSRVARKKKAA